TTTAACCTTTCATTAAGGCTGCTGGTTCTCTCCGTTATATAATCTTCGAATGATAAACTAACTGATAATCTCGTATTGTCCCTCGTTTGATTCCATGTATCTTCCGAAAACAAATATTCCTCAAAATCTCTATATTGTCTGCTGCCAATAATGGAAACATCTCCTGCCCGAACATGCTCCCGAAGTTCTGTTAAAACAGCCATTTCATAGTAATGACGATTGATTGTTGTACCATCATCCTCGTATAAATGCTTTTTCCACCGTTTTGAAATAAAATCCACAGGTGAGTCATCAGGCACTTTTCGTTTTCCGGATTCGTTCATTCCTCGGATAATCTCAACAGCCTTTAAAAGTGGCTCATTTGCCTTTGTGGAATGGAATTCCAATACTCTTAATAGCGTTGGCGTATATTTTCTTAGTGAATAAAACCGTTTTTGCAGTAAGTCTAAATAATCATAGTCGGCAGGACGTGCAAGTTCCTGAGCTTCTTCGACTGAAGAGACAAAAGAATTCCATTCGATAACGGATTCTAAAACCTCAAAAACGTCTAATTTTTCCTGTTTTGCTTTGATCAAAGCTTGTCCAATGTTCGTAAAGTGTATAACTTTCTCATTCAGCTTTTTACCGTTTTGTTTCTGAATTTCCTCTTGAGCCTTACGGCCTTTTGATAACAGACTGAGTATTTGTCTGTCATGGATTTCAAAAGCTTTATCAGTTAACTCCTGAGTAAGATTTAATAAATAGACGGTTAATATCGAATAGCGTTTATCTTCTTGAAAGTCACGGAATGCATAAGGCTCATATCTTGAACCTAAACGAGATAGCTGTAATAGACGATTGCGATGCAAATGACTAATGCTAACTGTTTCTAATCCTATGCCTCGTATGTATTCAAGTCGTTCTATCACTTTCAGGAATGTTTCAGGTGAAGGATGACCCGGTTGTTCCTTTAACCAACCCAATATTGTTTTATTGGATTCGGATGGATGCTGCAAAGTTATGATCTCTTCAAGTTTTTCTTTTTGCTCATTTGTTAGAGACTGACTAACCGTATTAAATAGCTTCTTTTCAGCCATTGCTCTTGCCTCCCACACGATTCTTTCAAGTGTGGTGATAGCAGGCAGTATGATTTTGTTTTTTCTTAGAAAATCTATGCATTCATGCAGTAGATGAATAGCATCACCATTTTCCAAAGCTAATTGATGAAGGTGCTTAAATGTCATTCGATATTCTCTCAGGGTAAAAGTTATAAAGTCGTATTCACTTCGAATTTCTTTCAAATGATCCCAAAGTGTATTTTCCCTTTGAGGATAATGACTAAGCGAAGATGGACTAGCACCGATCTGTTTCGATATATATTGTAAGACCGAATTTGAGATGCTTTTGATATGAGTGTATGGCCAACCGGGATACCGAAGAACAGCTAATTGAACGGCAAATCCTAAACGGTTTTCCTCCCTCCTTCGCTTATTAACTATTTCTAAATCCCGTTTGGAAAAAGTGAAGTAGGTCCCCAGTATCCATTCATCTTCAGGGATTTGCATTAAAGCCTGTCTCTGTTCCGTTGTAAGCAATTCTCTACCTCTCGCAATTTTCATTCAGTATCACCCATTTCTGTATTTTCAATTAATTAGTTCAATTATATATCAATAGAGTGTACTCTATTGATACAAGTATAGTAGACTGATAAAATCATAGTTAAGAGTGTCTCATAAGACTTGTCTCAAAAACGAGGTGAAATTTTGCAGAAAATCGGTTATATACGCGTCAGTTCGACTAGCCAAAATCCTTCAAGGCAATTTCAGCAATTGAACGAAATTGGAATGGATATTATTTATGAAGAAAAAATTTCAGGAGCCACAAAGGATCGTGAACAACTTCAAAAAATGTTAGAGGATTTACAGGAAGGTGACGTTATTTATGTTACAGATTTAACTCGGATCACTCGAAGTACGCAAGATTTATTTGAATTGATTGATTTAATACGAAATAAAAAGGCAAGCTTAAAATCACTTAAGGATACATGGCTAGATTTATCAGAAGATAATCCATACAGCCAATTCTTAATTACGGTAATGGCTGGTGTTAACCAATTAGAGCGAGACCTTATTCGTTTGCGTCAGCGTGAAGGAATTGAGCTCGCAAAGAAAGAAGGGAAGTTTAAAGGACGGTTAAAGAAATATCATAAAAATCACGCAGGAATGAATTATGCAGTAAAGCTATATAAAGAAGGAAATATGACTGTAAATCAAATTTGTGAAATTACAAATGTATCTAGGGCTTCATTATATAGAAAGCTGTCAGAAGTGAACAATTAGTCACTCCTTATTCCATATAAGGCCCCGATTGTGGAGTATCTCTAATTACGTAGTAGACTAAATACTGCGCAATAAATAATGTCTTAAATTAAGTTATTGCAAGAAAGATAGCAGAAATAAAAAGAGATAAACAGCTATCCATTATTAATGGTTTTTCTTTTTCCACCGTGGTTTGCGGTGTTTTTTTATAAATAAAAAGACCCTATACCTCTTCGGAAAATCTAACGATTGCAGCAAACATTTTGGCTAAAGCATATCCTTCCTAGTTTCATTATTAACTTTATATATCATTTAATCTTCTCAGCTTGGTTAATAATAAAATACATTAAATTTTTCAAACTATATTTTTCCACTTAGCAAACCACTTTACAAATTAAATCATATATTATACAATTCAACTATTCAATCAATAAGTTGAATAGATTAGAGGTGATTATATGGAACCTAGAGAATTTAAAGATCTTGTTTACAGTCAATTTGCTCGAATTAGTAAAGCTCTATCTAGTCCTAAGCGCTTTGAGTTATTAGATTATTTATCTCAAGGACCAAAAACAGTGGAGAGGTTATCCAAAGAAGCAAAGATGTCTGTAGCAAATACATCAAAACACCTTCAGGCACTACTAGAGGCTAGATTAGTTAAATTTAGTAAGGATAAAAACTTTGTATTCTACTCTTTAACAGATGATAACGTAATTGAACTCCTGCATTCGATTAAAAATTTAGCCGAAATGCAGTTTAGTGATATTACACACGTAAGAAAAGGTTATATAGGAAGAGATGAAAGGATTAAAATGGTTCATCTTAAAGATATGTTGAAAGAGATACAAAATGGTGAGGCTGTTCTAATTGATGTTAGACCAGAAGATGAATATAAAAATCAACATATTACGGGAGCTCTATCGATACCTGTTGAAGATCTAGAGGAGCATATTTCTTCTCTTCCAAAAGATAAAAAAATAATTGCTTATTGTCGTGGACCTTATTGTGCTTTTGCAACACAAGCAGTAGAAACATTAAACTCCCTTGGATACGAAGCTTATCGCATGGAAGAAGGGGTTCATGAGTGGAAACAATCTGATTATATTCATTAATTTTAAGGAGGAATTAAAAATGTTATTTCGTCAATATTTACACACTAATCCAGTAGCAGCATCATATTTTTTTGGGTGTGGAAGTCAATCACAAGGAGTGGTGGTAGACCCACTAGAAGATCAAGTTGATTTTTATGTAGAAGAAGCTGAAAAGTTAGGCATGAATATTGTTTATGTAATTGATACACATCTTCATGCTGACCATGTATCAGGTGCAAGAAAATTAGCTGAGAAAACAGGTGCAAAATATGTCCTTCATTCTTCAGCAGAAACAAGCTTTAACTTTACTCCAGTAGAAGACGGGGATGAATTATTAGCTGGAAATACACTATTAAAGTTCTTGCATACCCCAGGTCATACACCAGAGCACATTTCTATCGTGGTTTCTGATAAACGTCGAGCTGATGAACCTTGGTTTGTCTTAACAGGTCATACGTTAATGGTTGGAGATGCAGGTAGAACTGAATTGGCTGTATCTATTGAAGAAGGGGCAAAAGATTTGTATCAAAGCTTAAAAAAGATCACTCAATTAGAAGACCATGTTGAAATTTATCCTGGAGCGTTTTCAGGATCAGTTTGTGGACGTGGTTTAAGTGGGAAACCTTCTTCAACCATTGGATTTGAAAAACGTCACAATGAAGCAATGAGATTTGATAACGAGAAGGAATTTGTTGATTTTATGACAACGAACGTACCACCACAACCAGAAGGTTTTAAAGAGATGAGAAAAACAAATCAAGGAAAATAATAAAGTGGAGAACCTCTATTTGGTTCTCCCTTTTTGGAGGTGAATGGTTTGAGTAAAGTACAAATTGGAATTAAAGAAAATTTAATAAATTTCATACTTCTAGTTGTTACGAACTTCTTTGTTGGTTCAATGGTTGGTTTAGAAAGAACCATTCTCCCGATTATTGGTGAAGAAGATTTTGGTTTGGCATCGGCTAGTGCGGCATTATCTTTTATTATTAGTTTTGGATTTTCAAAGGCTATTGTGAATTATTTTGCAGGTGCTATCGCAGACCGATTAGGAAGAAAGAAAGTCCTTCTTATCGGTTGGAGTATCGGCTTATTAGTTCCTTTGCTGGTTATATTTGCGACCTCATGGTGGATGATTGTAGTTGCAAATATTTTCTTAGGTATCAACCAAGGATTATCTTGGTCCATGACCGTAAATATGAAAATTGATTTATCGAAACCTACTCAAAGAGGTTTTGCTGTAGGGTTAAATGAATTTGCAGGGTATATAGGAGTAGCTGTAATGGCTGGTGTCTCTGGTTTTGTTGCAACAAATTTTTCTAACCGCCCCGAACCATTTTATTTAGGTATTATTATTGTGGTAATCGGTTTTATCTTATCATTACTTGTAAGAGATACAGAAGAACATATAAAGCTTCAAACAAAATCATCCAATAATGGTCCGACTTTATCTGCAAAAGAAGTGTTCAAAATAACTACGTTTAAGAATAAAAGTTTATCTAGCATCACTTTTGCAGGATTAAGCACAAACCTTAAAGATGGTATGGCTTGGGGACTCTTCCCATTATTCTTTACAGGTGTTGGCTTAACCGTATCAGAAATTGGAGTGTTAGTTGCGATTTATCCAGCTTCATGGGGATTTTTCCAACTGTTTACCGGAGCGTTAAGTGATAAGATCGGACGAAAGTGGTTCATTGTTGGTGGAATGTGGCTTCAAGCTCTTTCTCTGTGGATGATTTTATTTGTAAACGAATATAGCCTATGGTTCATAGCAGCTATTCTTCTAGGACTAGGAACCGCAATGGTATATCCAACCTTACAAGCTTCAATTAGTGATATAGCACAACCAGAATGGAGAGCCTCATCAATGGGAGTTTATCGTTTTTGGAGAGATAGTGGATATGCATTTGGAGCATTATTTGCAGGATTTATTGCAGATATGCTTAATATTAGTTGGGCAATTGGTTTAGTTGCTCTATTACCTCTAATTGCAGGAATCATAACAGCAGTTCGAATGAATGAAACATTAATAAGGTAGGAACAGAGTATTGAATCAATATAAAAGATTTATTGAAAAATCCTACTCAATGTACGACAAAGACCAAACTTAAGGCTTGTAGTATCTTATTACTCATTTTATAATTAATATATACCATTACGGGTATACGTATATAATGGAAGGGGGGATGATTCTGTCTCATCGAACTGATCCAAATAGAGCATATAGGCTCTTTGATCCAAAGAGAAAAAAGCTTATAACACCCAATAAGGCATTGGAATTATTAGAACTTGAAGAGTTTGAAAATGTCGCTGATCTAGGTGCGGGTAACGGCTATTTTACACTTTCACTAACGAAAAAATCTAAGATGGTTTATGCTGTAGATATTGAACCCAGGATGTTGAAATTATTAATGGAACGTGCAGAAAAGGAGAACATAAGTAATATCAGGTATGTTGAAAGTAATCTTGAGGATATAAAATTGGAAAAGAATATTGTAGATAGATAAAGCGTTAATAGCTTTTGTCATACATGAAGTGCCTGATATAAAAGCTGCACTCGGAGAAATTCGTAGGATTATAAAGCCAGGTGGAATGTTTGTATTGTTAGAATGGGAAGCGGTGGAATCAGAGATAGGACCTTCAATAGAACAGAAAGTACCGTCTATAACCATGAAAAAGTTATTAGAACAAAACGGCTTTCATCCAAAACTTGTGCATTTAAATCAATCAATTTATGCAATAATTGCTAAAAACATTAAATTTTAAGGAGGATAAAAAATGTTTGACTATACCGTTGAAACAAAAAAGAGTATTAATGAAGCAGTAACAAGTTTAGAAACTAATTTGAAAGAAGAGAAGTTTGGCGTTTTGTGGATGTTTGATATCAAAGACAAACTTCAAGAGAAGGGACTAGATTTTAATCAGGAATATAAGGTCTTAGAAGTCTGTAATCCACATGAAGCTCAGAGAGTTTTAAATGAAAACTTATTAGTGGGGTATTTTTTACCATGTAAAATTGTTGTTTACAGTGACAATGGGCAAACTAAGATAGGGATGCCTAGACCAACAGCACTTATTAAGCTTGTGAATAATGATGAAATCATAAAGCTTGCAAAAGATATTGAGGATCGTTTAATTAATTGTATTAATAAAAGTATATAGAAACTGTGAATTTGCCAGTCAAGAAATAAATATTTTATAACTACTTTGAAAAAAACGGGCGACGATAAAAAACTATCGCCGTCCTTTTTTTTATTTTTCGTTTACTATTTTATTTATCGTATCTATCATTTCAGGACTTTGAAATATTTCTATCATGCCATCTTGCATTTCCGGTACTGCCATCATGTCCAGCATACATATTTGGGCTTATGCCACCAGAGTACATCATATGATCGATGCCACCATATCCGGCAAGAAGGAGTAAGGCTAAAACGGCAACGACACGTTGATTTGTTTTTATTTTCATTTGTTTTCCTCCTTGTTTAGACATTCACTTTTACTGCTTTCCCGAATAAATGTCTTTTATAGCCCTAAGGTTAATCCACCTAATATTTCAAACAAAATTAAACTCCACCTAAAACTCCACCTACTATTATTATTTTTTTATTCATTTTAATCACTCCAGTTCAACTTTATACCCCTGTTAGTATTGTGATATTAACATTACTAAAATCAATTAGTGTGATAAAAGTTACAATTAGAAGCTTATTTTGGATTTATATGGACGTGGCAAATAAACATATTTAACCGATAAAAGAGAATTCTAAGTATGACTTGTATTACTTCAACATAAGGAGTGACGAAATGAATACTAAGTCAAAAGTTGCTGAGATTTTACCAAAAGAAGTATCTGAAAAAGTAAGGCAAGGAAAAGCACAAAGTATTATCGATGTTCGTGAACATGAAGAAGTTGCACAAGGGAGAATCCCAGGTGCTTACCATATTCCTTTAGGAGAGCTTGAAAATCGATTACATGAAATTGACAAAGACAAGGAGCATTTTATGGTATGCCAATCGGGGAATCGGAGTGGAATGGCTGCTGAATTTTTGCAAGATAAGGGGTATAAAGTGAAAAATATGGTTGGTGGAATGCTTAATTGGGAAGATGAAGTCGAAAAACCGTAACCCAAGAAGGAGGAATCTCAATGGAAGTTACAGTTAATAGGGTGTTAGATGCAAAGGGACTGGCTTGCCCGATGCCAATTGTAAAAACAAAAAAAGAAATGAACACCCTTGAACCAGGTGAAGTGATGGAAATTCAAGCTACCGATAAAGGTTCAACAGCTGATTTAAAGGCTTGGGCTTCTAGTACCGGTCATCAGTATTTAGGAACTGTAGAAGAGGGAGAGACCTTAAAACATTATCTTCGAAAAGTTCGTTCAGAAGAAGAAAAACCTGAAGCAAAACATCCGGATGTGGTTCATTTAGATGAATTATTAAAGAAATTAGATGGAAATGAAAAAATAACTGTTTTAGATGTGAGAGAACCGGCTGAATATGCATTCGGTCATGTACCGGGTGCTATTAATATCCCACTTGGTGAATTAGAAAATCGGTTTGAGGAACTTAACAATGTAGACAATCTACATGTCATTTGTAGAACGGGTAGTCGTAGTGATTTTGCTGCACAAAAGTTAACCGAAAAAGGCTTTAACAACGTTAAAAATGTAGTTCCTGGAATGAAAGACTGGACAGGACCTATCGATAAAAATCATTAAACAAGGAGGAATAATAATGAAAGTAGCTATCATTGCCTCAAACGGTGGGATGTTTGATGCCTATAAAGTATTCAATATTGCAACGGCTGCAGCTGCTACTGATGCTGAAGTGGGAATCTTTTTTACATTTGAAGGCTTAAATCTCATTCATAAAGAAGGTCATAAAAATTTGCCAATGCCTACAGGAACAGAACATTATCAAGAAGGATTTAAAAAAGCGAATGTTCCACCAGTTGAAGAGCTTGTTGCAATGGCGAGTGAGATGGGTGTGAAAATGATTGCGTGCCAAATGACAATGGATGTTATGAGTTTAGAAAAAGAGCATTTTGTAGAAGGGATTGATGTTGGCGGTGCAGTTACCTTTTTAGCGTTTGCTAAAGATGCTGACGTAACGCTAACGTTCTAAAGGAGTGAAGAATGATGAATAAGAATGTTACTGTCTATACCACAAACACTTGTCCCTATTGTGTAATGGTAAAAAACTTTTTAAATGAGCAAGGTGTCGCATTTAAAGAAGTAAATGTGCAAGAAGATCCTGCAGCAGGAGATAAATTGGTTGAAACAACAGGTCAGATGGGAGTCCCTCAAATTGAAATTAGTGGTGAGTGGGTTTTAGGGTATGATCCGGAAACGATTACTCAACTTTTAGAAAAGTAAAAGGAGGAGACACATGGGAACAACAACAGCTCTGAAAACAATATCTGTTAAAGATTTAGCCCAGAAAGTCATTAATCATGAAGACCTTTTCATCCTTGATACCCGTAATACCAGCGATTTTGACGATTGGAAAATAGAAGGGCGCAATATAGAGGTAATCAATTCTCCTTACGTTGAATTATTAGAAGGAGTCGATTCAATATTAGATAAACTACCAAAGAGCAAAGAAATTTATGTCATTTGTGCTAAAGGTGGTGCATCAGAATTTGTCGCCGAACAAATAATGGAACAGGGGTTTACAGATGTTTACTCAGTAGAAGGCGGAATGAAGGCTTGGAGTGAACACCTTGAGCCAATAAAGATTGGTGATTTGAAAAATGGAGGAAGCATCTTTCAATTTGTACGGATTGGAAAAGGCTGCCTTTCCTATTTAATTGAGTCTGACGGAAAAGGGGCAATAATTGATACTAACAGAATGTTGTCTCCATATGAAGAGATGATAAAGGAACATAATATTACGTTAACACACGTTTTAGATACTCATTTGCATGCTGACCATATTTCTGGTGGTAGAGAACTTGCTGAAAAACATGGTGCAACCTATTATTTACCACCAAAGGATGCTAAAGAAGTCACATTTAACTACTCACAAATTAATGACGGCGATGAATACAAGGTTGGACAGACAACCATAAAAGCCATTTACTCTCCTGGGCATACCATTGGTAGTACATCTTTTGTCGTTGATGATCAATATTTGTTAACAGGTGACATTTTATTTATTGATTCCATTGGTCGCCCTGATCTAGCTGGTAAAGCTGAAGACTGGGTAGGAGATTTAAGAAATACCCTTTATCAACGTTACAAAGAGCTAGCTGATAATCTTCTAGTCTTACCTGCCCATTACATGGGAATTAACGAAATGAATGATGATGGAAGTATTTCAGAAAAACTTGGTGTACTTTATCAACAAAATCATGGATTAAATATTAATGATGAAGCTGAATTCAGAAAAACGGTGACAGAAAATCTTCCGCCACAGCCGAATTCATACCAAGAAATTCGTGAGACAAATATGGGTAAAATCAAACCAGAAGAAGAACAACAAAGGGAAATGGAAATTGGACCAAATCGCTGTGCAGTGAGATAGGAGGAAAAGAGATGGAAGCAACAAAAGTATTAGATGCAAAAGGGCTAGCTTGTCCAATGCCAATTGTAAAAACAAAAAAGGAAATGGATTCATTAAGTTCAGGAGAGATCCTTGAGATTCATGCAACAGATAAAGGGGCAAAAAATGACTTGACTGCATGGGCACAATCGGGTGGACACGAATTGCTAAAAGATGAAGAAGAAAATGGTGTTTATAAGTTCTGGTTAAAAAAAGGATAGAATTTAGGGGAAGGTACCTTTAAACGGTTACCCTCCCCCTTTGATTGGAGGAAAAAGAAAGTGGATATTGGATTTATCGTGGTTATATTCCTTATCGGTTTTATTGGATCCTTCATATCCGGAATGGTAGGAATTGGTGGATCGATTATTAAATATCCCATGCTTTTATACATTCCACCACTGTTTGGATTAGCTGCATTTAGTGCACATGAGGTATCTGGAATTAGCGCCGTACAAGTTTTTTTCGCCACAATAGGGGGAGTATGGGCTTATAGAAAAGGAGGGTACTTGAATAAAACGTTAATTATATACATGGGTGTTGCCATATTAATTGGTAGTTTTATTGGTGGATATGGCTCAAAGCTCATGACCGAAAGTGGAATTAACATTGTATATGGAATTCTAGCTTTAATCGCCGTTGTGATGATGTTCTTACCTAAAAAAGGAATCGATGAGATCCCACATGATCAGGTGAAGTTTAATAAATGGCTCGCAGCTGTTCTTGCATTAATTGTTGGGGTGGGTGCGGGAATTGTTGGTGCTGCTGGTGCGTTCATTTTAGTTCCTATCATGCTCGTAGTGCTGAAAATTCCAACTAGAATGACGATAGCGACCTCTTTAGCTATTACGTTTATCTCGTCTATTGGTGCAACTGTTGGGAAAATTACAACAGGTCAAGTCGAATATTATCCAGCGTTAATCATGGTTGTAGCAAGCCTAATCGCTTCGCCACTTGGTGCTAATTTTGGTAAAAAAATAAATACCAAAATCCTACAATGGATTTTGGCATTACTCATATTAGCTACTTCAATTAAAATTTGGTCTGATATTTTATTTTAAGAGACCTTATTACTTTCAACGTATGTCTCAAGTGCAGGATGATATTCCTTTTGAAAATGATTATCTGGACATGATTTGATTACAATTGAGAGTAATGAGTTCGTTTTATCGCTGACTAAATTTTTATTACAAGTAGGGCATTTTTCATTGAAAAAAGATTTGAAAAAACGTTTCATATTAGGTTCCTCCTATACCCATTAATTCCTATTGTTATACTAGGTATTGTAGAAGATTTATTTAAAAAACTCAATGGGTTTATATACCAATCAACGAGAGGATGGGAATGTATGAGAGATCTATTTCCACCAACTACGACTAAAGTAAAGTTAAACACAGATGATAGAATCAATAATGATATAGAACGAAAAACTGCACATAATATCAACAATTACTACGGGAAAACTGAAAAAGAAATAGATAAACGTATTAAAGAATTAAATTATGAATGGGATACCGAAAGAGTTTTAGAACTTAACTTTGCATCAATTGTATTGATATCATCTTTACTTGGATTATTAAGCAATAAAAAATGGATGGCATTGTCAGGAATAACAAGTGTATTTATGATCCAACATTCTTTACAGGGGTGGTGTCCTCCATTACCACTGATAAGGAGACTTGGCGTTAGGACTGCAACAGAAATATTTGAAGAGAAGGAAGCATTAAAGAAGATACTAAATAAAAGCTGATATTGGGTTATTTTTTATAGAACACTCGTGACTTTATGAGTGTTCTTTTATTATGAAAACAGAATCAAAATCCTTCTTCATCACCTATTGTTTAAAAGTAATGGTTGAATGGACAAAATAATTAAATATGAACATATAGGAGGGAAATGGATGAATATTATTAAAAACTCAAAACAAAAGTTTATTTTTGCGAATCGCAATTTATTTGGTGGCTTTTTATTTGGGCTTGGTCTTGTAGCTTTTATTGATGAAACGGTTTTTCATCAACTACTACACTGGCATCACTTCTATGATAAATCAACAACTGATATTGGACTAGTTTCGGATGGTCTGTTTCATGCTTTTAGTTGGTTTGCGACCATCTTTTCAGCTTTTATGTTTGCAGACCTTCGCCGCAGAAATGCTTTTTGGCTTGCAAGATGGTGGGGAGGAATATTGCTTGGGGCTGGAGGCTTTAATTTGTATGATGGTATCATCCAACACAAGTTCATGAGAATACATCAGATTCGTTACAATGTAGAAATACTTCCTTACGACTTAGTGTGGAATTTAGTTGCTGTAGCACTCATTATTGTTGGGGTGATTCTCGTATTTCGCACAAGAAAGCAATTATCCCAAGGGGAGGAAATTCTTAGTGGATCACAATCACATTGATAGTTCCGGTTATAGTTATTTAGATTATTTCTTCATTTTGGTATTTGTGTTAATGATTATTCTTTATATAATGGGAGTTGTTTTATCCAATCGAAAGCATAAAAAATGGTCGCCATACCGAACGTTATCTTGGCTTTTAGGGGTTCTGTTTGTAGCACTTGCTGTAGTGGGACCGGTAGCTGAACAAGCCCATATGGATCTTAAAATACACATGCTAGGTCATTTATTTCTTGGGATGTTAGGACCTCTACTTATTGCGCTTTCTGCACCGATGACGCTTTTTTTAAGAACTCTGTCTGTGAAATTAGCACGACGGTTTACACAGATATTAAAAAGTTACCCGGTCCGCATTGTAAGTGATCCTTTTATCGCATCGCTTCTAAATATTGGAGGACTATGGGTACTCTATACAACGGACTTATACGCACAAATGCACGGGAATTTATATCTTTATGTCTTTATA
This genomic interval from Metabacillus schmidteae contains the following:
- a CDS encoding ArsR/SmtB family transcription factor; protein product: MEPREFKDLVYSQFARISKALSSPKRFELLDYLSQGPKTVERLSKEAKMSVANTSKHLQALLEARLVKFSKDKNFVFYSLTDDNVIELLHSIKNLAEMQFSDITHVRKGYIGRDERIKMVHLKDMLKEIQNGEAVLIDVRPEDEYKNQHITGALSIPVEDLEEHISSLPKDKKIIAYCRGPYCAFATQAVETLNSLGYEAYRMEEGVHEWKQSDYIH
- a CDS encoding DUF302 domain-containing protein, producing the protein MFDYTVETKKSINEAVTSLETNLKEEKFGVLWMFDIKDKLQEKGLDFNQEYKVLEVCNPHEAQRVLNENLLVGYFLPCKIVVYSDNGQTKIGMPRPTALIKLVNNDEIIKLAKDIEDRLINCINKSI
- a CDS encoding MFS transporter encodes the protein MSKVQIGIKENLINFILLVVTNFFVGSMVGLERTILPIIGEEDFGLASASAALSFIISFGFSKAIVNYFAGAIADRLGRKKVLLIGWSIGLLVPLLVIFATSWWMIVVANIFLGINQGLSWSMTVNMKIDLSKPTQRGFAVGLNEFAGYIGVAVMAGVSGFVATNFSNRPEPFYLGIIIVVIGFILSLLVRDTEEHIKLQTKSSNNGPTLSAKEVFKITTFKNKSLSSITFAGLSTNLKDGMAWGLFPLFFTGVGLTVSEIGVLVAIYPASWGFFQLFTGALSDKIGRKWFIVGGMWLQALSLWMILFVNEYSLWFIAAILLGLGTAMVYPTLQASISDIAQPEWRASSMGVYRFWRDSGYAFGALFAGFIADMLNISWAIGLVALLPLIAGIITAVRMNETLIR
- a CDS encoding sulfurtransferase TusA family protein, which encodes MEVTVNRVLDAKGLACPMPIVKTKKEMNTLEPGEVMEIQATDKGSTADLKAWASSTGHQYLGTVEEGETLKHYLRKVRSEEEKPEAKHPDVVHLDELLKKLDGNEKITVLDVREPAEYAFGHVPGAINIPLGELENRFEELNNVDNLHVICRTGSRSDFAAQKLTEKGFNNVKNVVPGMKDWTGPIDKNH
- a CDS encoding sulfurtransferase TusA family protein codes for the protein MEATKVLDAKGLACPMPIVKTKKEMDSLSSGEILEIHATDKGAKNDLTAWAQSGGHELLKDEEENGVYKFWLKKG
- a CDS encoding sulfite exporter TauE/SafE family protein, which produces MDIGFIVVIFLIGFIGSFISGMVGIGGSIIKYPMLLYIPPLFGLAAFSAHEVSGISAVQVFFATIGGVWAYRKGGYLNKTLIIYMGVAILIGSFIGGYGSKLMTESGINIVYGILALIAVVMMFLPKKGIDEIPHDQVKFNKWLAAVLALIVGVGAGIVGAAGAFILVPIMLVVLKIPTRMTIATSLAITFISSIGATVGKITTGQVEYYPALIMVVASLIASPLGANFGKKINTKILQWILALLILATSIKIWSDILF
- a CDS encoding rhodanese-like domain-containing protein; translation: MNTKSKVAEILPKEVSEKVRQGKAQSIIDVREHEEVAQGRIPGAYHIPLGELENRLHEIDKDKEHFMVCQSGNRSGMAAEFLQDKGYKVKNMVGGMLNWEDEVEKP
- a CDS encoding DsrE/DsrF/DrsH-like family protein, translating into MKVAIIASNGGMFDAYKVFNIATAAAATDAEVGIFFTFEGLNLIHKEGHKNLPMPTGTEHYQEGFKKANVPPVEELVAMASEMGVKMIACQMTMDVMSLEKEHFVEGIDVGGAVTFLAFAKDADVTLTF
- a CDS encoding MBL fold metallo-hydrolase encodes the protein MLFRQYLHTNPVAASYFFGCGSQSQGVVVDPLEDQVDFYVEEAEKLGMNIVYVIDTHLHADHVSGARKLAEKTGAKYVLHSSAETSFNFTPVEDGDELLAGNTLLKFLHTPGHTPEHISIVVSDKRRADEPWFVLTGHTLMVGDAGRTELAVSIEEGAKDLYQSLKKITQLEDHVEIYPGAFSGSVCGRGLSGKPSSTIGFEKRHNEAMRFDNEKEFVDFMTTNVPPQPEGFKEMRKTNQGK
- a CDS encoding glutaredoxin family protein; this encodes MNKNVTVYTTNTCPYCVMVKNFLNEQGVAFKEVNVQEDPAAGDKLVETTGQMGVPQIEISGEWVLGYDPETITQLLEK
- a CDS encoding class I SAM-dependent methyltransferase, coding for MILSHRTDPNRAYRLFDPKRKKLITPNKALELLELEEFENVADLGAGNGYFTLSLTKKSKMVYAVDIEPRMLKLLMERAEKENISNIRYVESNLEDIKLEKNIVDR
- a CDS encoding recombinase family protein; this encodes MQKIGYIRVSSTSQNPSRQFQQLNEIGMDIIYEEKISGATKDREQLQKMLEDLQEGDVIYVTDLTRITRSTQDLFELIDLIRNKKASLKSLKDTWLDLSEDNPYSQFLITVMAGVNQLERDLIRLRQREGIELAKKEGKFKGRLKKYHKNHAGMNYAVKLYKEGNMTVNQICEITNVSRASLYRKLSEVNN
- a CDS encoding MBL fold metallo-hydrolase, with protein sequence MGTTTALKTISVKDLAQKVINHEDLFILDTRNTSDFDDWKIEGRNIEVINSPYVELLEGVDSILDKLPKSKEIYVICAKGGASEFVAEQIMEQGFTDVYSVEGGMKAWSEHLEPIKIGDLKNGGSIFQFVRIGKGCLSYLIESDGKGAIIDTNRMLSPYEEMIKEHNITLTHVLDTHLHADHISGGRELAEKHGATYYLPPKDAKEVTFNYSQINDGDEYKVGQTTIKAIYSPGHTIGSTSFVVDDQYLLTGDILFIDSIGRPDLAGKAEDWVGDLRNTLYQRYKELADNLLVLPAHYMGINEMNDDGSISEKLGVLYQQNHGLNINDEAEFRKTVTENLPPQPNSYQEIRETNMGKIKPEEEQQREMEIGPNRCAVR